The Uruburuella testudinis genome window below encodes:
- the dcd gene encoding dCTP deaminase — MSIKSDKWIRRMSEEHGMIEPFEPNQVKEADGKKIISYGTSSYGYDIRCANEFKIFTNINSTIVDPKNFDPKNFVTVEDDCCIIPPNSFALARTVEYFRIPRNVLTVCLGKSTYARCGIIVNVTPFEPEWEGYVTLEFSNTTPLPAKIYAGEGVAQVLFFESDEICETSYKDRAGKYMGQTGVTLPKT; from the coding sequence ATGAGCATCAAATCCGACAAATGGATACGCCGCATGAGCGAAGAGCACGGCATGATCGAGCCGTTTGAGCCGAATCAGGTCAAAGAGGCCGACGGCAAAAAAATCATCTCTTACGGCACCTCCAGCTATGGTTACGACATCCGCTGTGCCAACGAATTCAAGATTTTCACCAACATCAACAGCACCATCGTCGACCCGAAAAATTTTGATCCGAAAAATTTCGTTACTGTCGAAGACGACTGCTGCATCATCCCCCCCAATTCGTTTGCATTGGCGCGCACGGTAGAATATTTCCGCATTCCGCGCAACGTGCTGACCGTGTGTTTGGGCAAATCCACTTACGCGCGCTGCGGCATTATTGTAAACGTGACTCCGTTTGAGCCGGAATGGGAGGGGTATGTCACGCTGGAGTTTTCCAACACCACGCCGCTGCCGGCCAAAATCTATGCCGGCGAAGGGGTGGCGCAGGTGTTGTTTTTTGAGAGCGACGAAATATGCGAAACTTCGTATAAAGACCGCGCCGGAAAATACATGGGGCAAACCGGTGTCACGCTGCCGAAAACCTGA
- a CDS encoding recombination-associated protein RdgC — protein MWFKQISFYPLNISKLPELDTLAAKLAEAEFAPCTGLDWFSEGFAAPVSFSPESVFPADYTWRVALKKEEKVLPAGVIRDILEERVAEIQNAEARNVGRKEKQELKEQITDDLLPRAFTRSSRSQAIFDTKHGYLLINNAAAAKAENLLTKLREALGGLEASLPDTKQSPGSLMTDWLLRGAAEGGFELDSDCELKGVGDVVPTVKVSKQDLTADEVVQHVKNGKTVTQLGLTWRDQISFILTQDFTLKRIQYLDVLQEEAEGHGDDAASLTFASQILMTEALSSMLDELVSYLGGWQK, from the coding sequence ATGTGGTTTAAGCAAATCAGTTTTTATCCGCTCAATATCAGCAAACTCCCCGAACTCGATACTCTGGCCGCCAAGCTTGCCGAAGCCGAATTCGCGCCCTGCACGGGGTTGGACTGGTTTAGCGAAGGCTTTGCCGCGCCGGTGTCATTTTCGCCCGAATCGGTGTTCCCCGCCGACTACACTTGGCGCGTTGCTTTGAAAAAAGAAGAGAAGGTGCTGCCCGCGGGGGTGATTCGCGATATTTTGGAAGAGCGCGTGGCCGAAATTCAAAATGCCGAAGCGCGCAATGTCGGCCGTAAAGAAAAACAAGAATTAAAAGAGCAAATTACCGATGATTTGCTGCCGCGTGCGTTTACCCGCAGCAGCCGCAGCCAAGCCATTTTTGACACCAAACACGGCTACCTGCTGATTAACAACGCTGCGGCTGCCAAAGCGGAAAACCTGCTCACCAAGCTGCGCGAAGCGCTCGGCGGCTTGGAAGCGAGCCTGCCCGATACCAAGCAGTCGCCCGGCAGCCTGATGACCGACTGGCTGTTGCGCGGCGCGGCAGAAGGCGGCTTCGAGTTAGACAGTGATTGCGAGCTTAAAGGCGTGGGCGATGTGGTGCCGACTGTGAAAGTGTCGAAGCAGGATCTGACCGCCGATGAAGTGGTGCAGCATGTGAAAAACGGCAAAACCGTGACCCAACTCGGCCTGACCTGGCGCGACCAAATCAGCTTTATCCTCACGCAGGATTTCACTTTGAAACGCATTCAATATCTGGACGTGTTGCAGGAAGAAGCCGAAGGCCACGGCGATGATGCCGCCAGCCTCACCTTTGCCTCACAGATTTTGATGACCGAAGCCCTGAGCAGCATGTTGGACGAGCTGGTGTCGTATCTGGGCGGCTGGCAGAAATAA